One Bradyrhizobium zhanjiangense DNA segment encodes these proteins:
- a CDS encoding ABC transporter permease yields MSEAVVPHSVEKRAAAAPGWFRRALDSDLFYSFRRSKITMIAAGVTLLFFLLAIFASVLSVQNPFDPAQLQLMNSRISPLWTADGQSPFLLGTDEQGRDVLSAILYGLRISLLVGVLGVVLSGVLGILLGLTAGYFGGAVDGLIMRIADVQLSFPAILIALLINGIAKSVFGNKLDEMSMLAVLVFAIGLSFWVQYARTVRGSVLVEKNKDYVAAAQLIGLPAPVIMLRHVLPNTTGPILVIATINLALAIITEATLSFLGSGMPETMPSLGTLIRIGNGYLFAGEWWIVAFPGLALAALILSINLLGDWLRDALNPKLR; encoded by the coding sequence ATGAGTGAGGCCGTCGTTCCGCATAGTGTCGAGAAGCGCGCCGCGGCCGCACCTGGCTGGTTCAGGCGCGCGCTCGACAGCGACCTGTTCTATTCGTTCCGCCGCTCCAAGATCACCATGATCGCTGCGGGGGTAACGCTTCTGTTCTTCCTGCTCGCGATCTTCGCCTCGGTGCTGTCGGTGCAGAATCCATTCGATCCGGCGCAGCTTCAGTTGATGAATTCTCGCATCTCGCCGCTCTGGACCGCCGACGGTCAGAGCCCGTTCCTGCTCGGCACCGACGAGCAGGGACGTGACGTGCTGTCCGCGATCCTCTACGGCCTGCGCATTTCGCTGCTCGTCGGCGTCCTCGGCGTGGTCTTGTCTGGCGTACTCGGCATCCTGCTCGGGCTGACGGCGGGTTATTTCGGCGGCGCAGTGGATGGATTGATCATGCGCATCGCCGACGTGCAGCTTTCTTTCCCGGCCATCCTGATTGCACTCTTGATCAACGGCATCGCTAAATCGGTCTTTGGCAACAAGCTCGACGAGATGAGCATGTTGGCGGTTCTGGTCTTCGCGATCGGCCTGAGTTTTTGGGTGCAGTACGCGCGCACTGTGCGTGGCTCGGTCCTGGTCGAGAAGAACAAGGATTATGTCGCAGCAGCGCAATTGATCGGCCTGCCCGCCCCCGTGATCATGCTACGCCACGTGTTGCCGAACACCACGGGACCGATCCTCGTGATCGCTACCATCAATCTCGCGCTCGCCATCATCACCGAGGCAACACTGTCGTTCCTCGGCTCGGGCATGCCCGAAACCATGCCGTCGCTCGGCACGCTGATCCGCATCGGCAACGGCTATCTGTTCGCAGGCGAATGGTGGATCGTCGCCTTTCCAGGGCTCGCGCTCGCGGCGCTGATTCTGTCGATCAATCTGCTTGGCGACTGGCTGCGCGACGCGCTCAATCCAAAACTTCGATGA
- a CDS encoding ABC transporter permease: protein MLAFTLRRAIQAIGVMIAVGIIAFSMFRFAGDPVNQMVGMDTSGAERAAIRKSLGLDDPVLVQFGRYIGNAAQFKFGVSYQFRLPVNNLLMERMPATLELAICATIFAMVSGILMGVYSALRRDSWLAHIFQAVSLIGISLPTFLIGILMIYLFSVTLGWLPSFGRGDVVHIGWWTTGLLTLSGLKALIMPAITLGLFQMTLIMRLVRAEMLEVMRTDYIRFARARGLTTRAIHFGHALRNTLVPVITVAGLQFGSVIAFAIITETVFQWPGMGLLFVQAVQNVDIPIMAAYLMMVSLIFVTINLVVDILYTIVDPRLRSTVSRAH, encoded by the coding sequence ATGCTCGCTTTCACACTGCGCCGGGCCATCCAGGCCATCGGTGTCATGATCGCCGTCGGGATCATCGCGTTCTCGATGTTCCGCTTCGCCGGCGATCCCGTAAACCAGATGGTCGGGATGGACACGTCGGGCGCTGAACGCGCCGCGATCCGCAAATCGCTCGGCCTCGACGACCCCGTTCTCGTGCAGTTTGGCCGCTATATCGGCAACGCCGCGCAGTTCAAATTCGGCGTGTCCTATCAGTTCCGCCTCCCCGTCAACAATCTGCTGATGGAGCGGATGCCCGCGACGCTGGAGCTCGCGATCTGTGCCACCATCTTCGCGATGGTCAGCGGCATCCTGATGGGCGTCTATTCGGCGCTGCGCCGTGACAGCTGGCTCGCGCACATATTTCAAGCCGTCTCGCTGATCGGCATCTCGCTGCCGACCTTCCTGATCGGCATTCTCATGATCTACCTGTTTTCGGTGACGCTCGGCTGGTTGCCTTCGTTCGGGCGAGGCGACGTCGTGCATATCGGCTGGTGGACGACTGGCCTTCTGACGTTGTCGGGCTTGAAAGCGTTGATCATGCCCGCGATCACACTTGGCCTGTTCCAGATGACGCTGATCATGCGCCTCGTGCGCGCGGAGATGCTGGAAGTGATGCGGACGGACTACATCCGCTTCGCCCGTGCGCGCGGACTGACCACGCGGGCGATCCATTTCGGTCACGCGCTGCGCAACACGCTGGTTCCTGTCATCACCGTGGCAGGCCTGCAATTTGGCTCGGTCATTGCCTTCGCAATCATCACCGAGACCGTGTTCCAGTGGCCGGGCATGGGGCTCCTGTTCGTGCAGGCCGTTCAGAACGTCGATATCCCGATCATGGCGGCCTACCTGATGATGGTCTCCCTGATCTTCGTCACCATCAATCTCGTGGTTGATATCCTCTACACCATCGTCGATCCGCGGCTGCGCTCGACGGTCAGCCGGGCGCACTGA
- a CDS encoding ABC transporter ATP-binding protein, with product MALLEVEGLVKHFVAERSLFGRARAHVKAVDGVSFSVEAGKTLALVGESGCGKSTVSRLVLRLIEPDAGTVRFDGRDLLSLDANALRAFRREAQIIFQDPYASLNPRMTVGQILTEPLALHDLVPPKQRRERVVELLRLVGLEPRLAQRYPHEFSGGQRQRIAIARALAVEPKLIICDEPVSALDVSIRSQILNLLRELQDRLGLAYIFVSHDLAVVKHIADHVAVMNLGQIVETAEADALFAAPRHPYSRALLSAIPLPQPKAKRTTVLLAGEIPSALNPPSGCRFHTRCPFVIERCRTEAPELVADRAGHAAACHRVGELPSADAILPAAGGFSPALAKLVAAFSQKTEGTAVSGVGIQDTAPTTT from the coding sequence ATGGCACTGCTCGAGGTCGAAGGCCTGGTCAAGCATTTCGTGGCCGAACGCTCGCTGTTCGGCCGCGCTCGGGCGCATGTCAAGGCCGTCGATGGCGTCTCCTTCTCGGTCGAAGCCGGCAAGACGCTGGCCCTGGTCGGCGAGTCCGGTTGCGGCAAATCCACCGTCAGCCGTCTGGTGCTGCGGCTGATCGAGCCGGATGCGGGTACGGTACGCTTTGACGGCCGTGATCTTCTCTCCCTGGACGCCAATGCACTCCGCGCCTTCCGCCGCGAAGCCCAAATCATCTTCCAGGACCCCTACGCCTCGCTCAATCCGCGCATGACCGTCGGCCAGATCCTGACCGAGCCGCTGGCGCTGCACGATCTGGTACCGCCGAAGCAACGGCGCGAGCGCGTCGTGGAGCTGCTGCGGCTGGTCGGGTTGGAGCCGCGGCTGGCGCAGCGCTATCCGCATGAATTCTCCGGCGGTCAGCGCCAGCGCATTGCCATCGCCCGCGCGCTCGCGGTCGAGCCGAAGCTGATCATCTGCGACGAGCCGGTCTCGGCGCTGGACGTCTCGATCCGCTCGCAGATCCTCAACCTTCTGCGCGAGCTCCAGGATCGGCTCGGCCTCGCCTACATCTTCGTCTCGCATGACCTCGCTGTGGTCAAGCACATCGCCGACCACGTGGCGGTGATGAATCTCGGCCAGATCGTCGAGACCGCGGAGGCCGACGCGCTCTTCGCAGCACCGCGACATCCCTACAGCCGGGCGCTGTTGTCCGCGATCCCCCTGCCACAGCCGAAAGCGAAGCGAACGACGGTCCTATTGGCAGGCGAGATCCCGAGCGCGCTCAATCCGCCGTCCGGCTGCCGCTTCCACACCCGCTGCCCCTTCGTTATCGAGCGCTGTCGCACCGAGGCGCCGGAGCTCGTGGCCGACCGCGCGGGCCACGCCGCCGCCTGTCACCGCGTAGGCGAGCTGCCGTCTGCCGACGCCATCCTGCCGGCGGCCGGCGGGTTTTCGCCAGCACTTGCAAAATTGGTCGCGGCCTTCAGCCAAAAGACGGAAGGCACAGCCGTCTCCGGGGTTGGTATACAAGACACCGCGCCCACAACGACGTAG
- a CDS encoding gamma-glutamyltransferase family protein: protein MTSKINPDPFTTRPEIEGTFGVVATTHWIATAVGMGILEKGGNAFDAGVATAFTLQVVEPHLNGPGGDVPVIVHDVKRGRTEVICGQGPAPARATIAHYKSEGLDMVPGTGLLAACVPGTFESWMMLLRDYGTMRVRDVLEPAISYARDGYPLVERACATIQTVEQLFRKHWPTSAAVYLPNGEVPRPGTLFTNKTLAATYTRILSEAESGGGGRDAEIERARKAWSQGFVAEAIDKFCRTQEVMDVSGSPHRGVLSADDMARWQPTIEAPLTYDYGRYTVCKAGVWSQGPVTLQQLALLKGFALDGLDPTGPEFIHLQIECAKLAFADREKFYGDPKFNEIPITTLLSDAYNDERRKLVTERASLDFRPGSVEGFGGVVKLRRAEGQREAVGALGAGEPTVGRFGEVHGDTVHFDIIDKAGNMVSSTPSGGWLQSSPIIPELGFCLGSRAQMFWLEEDHPAALAPGKRPRTTLSPTMALRDGEPYLAWGSPGGDQQDQWITQFFLRHVHCNLNLQEAIDAPAWHSEHFPISFWPRTARPGVLVVENRVPKATIENLRERGHIVEVGPDWSEGRLTAASRVGVRRRAAANPRGMQGYAVGR from the coding sequence ATGACCAGCAAAATCAATCCCGATCCGTTCACGACGAGGCCGGAGATCGAAGGCACCTTCGGGGTCGTCGCCACCACGCATTGGATTGCGACCGCCGTTGGCATGGGCATCCTGGAGAAGGGCGGCAACGCCTTCGACGCCGGTGTCGCCACCGCCTTCACGCTCCAGGTGGTCGAGCCGCATCTGAACGGCCCCGGCGGCGACGTGCCTGTCATCGTCCATGACGTCAAGCGCGGGCGCACCGAAGTGATCTGCGGTCAAGGCCCGGCACCGGCACGCGCCACCATCGCGCACTACAAGAGCGAAGGCCTCGACATGGTGCCCGGCACCGGTCTGCTCGCCGCCTGCGTTCCCGGCACCTTCGAATCCTGGATGATGCTGCTGCGCGACTACGGCACAATGCGTGTGCGCGATGTGCTGGAGCCCGCGATCTCCTATGCGCGTGACGGCTATCCGCTGGTCGAGCGCGCCTGCGCCACGATCCAGACGGTCGAGCAGCTGTTCCGCAAGCATTGGCCGACCTCGGCCGCTGTCTACCTGCCGAATGGCGAGGTGCCGAGGCCCGGAACGCTGTTCACCAACAAGACGCTGGCTGCGACCTATACCCGCATTCTCAGCGAGGCCGAGAGCGGCGGCGGCGGCCGCGACGCCGAGATCGAGCGCGCGCGAAAAGCCTGGTCGCAAGGTTTCGTTGCGGAAGCCATCGACAAATTCTGCCGCACCCAGGAGGTCATGGACGTTAGCGGTTCGCCGCATCGCGGCGTCCTCTCGGCCGACGACATGGCACGCTGGCAGCCGACGATCGAGGCGCCGCTCACTTACGATTACGGTCGCTACACCGTCTGCAAGGCCGGTGTCTGGAGCCAGGGCCCGGTTACGCTCCAGCAGCTCGCTCTTTTGAAAGGCTTTGCGCTCGACGGGCTCGATCCGACCGGGCCGGAGTTCATCCATCTCCAGATCGAATGCGCCAAGCTGGCATTCGCCGACCGCGAAAAGTTCTACGGCGATCCCAAATTCAACGAGATCCCGATCACGACGTTGCTGTCGGATGCCTATAACGACGAGCGCCGCAAGCTCGTCACCGAAAGGGCCTCGCTCGACTTCCGCCCCGGCTCGGTCGAGGGCTTTGGCGGCGTGGTCAAGCTTCGCCGCGCCGAGGGCCAGCGCGAGGCGGTCGGCGCGCTCGGTGCCGGCGAACCGACCGTGGGGCGCTTCGGCGAAGTGCACGGCGACACCGTGCATTTCGACATCATCGACAAGGCCGGCAACATGGTGTCCTCGACGCCGTCGGGCGGCTGGCTGCAATCCTCGCCGATCATTCCCGAGCTCGGCTTCTGTCTCGGCAGCCGCGCACAGATGTTCTGGCTCGAGGAGGACCATCCCGCGGCGCTCGCGCCGGGCAAGCGGCCGCGCACCACGCTGTCGCCGACCATGGCGCTGCGCGATGGCGAGCCGTATCTCGCCTGGGGCTCGCCCGGCGGCGACCAGCAGGACCAGTGGATCACGCAGTTCTTCCTGCGCCACGTCCATTGCAACCTCAATCTCCAGGAGGCGATCGACGCGCCGGCCTGGCACTCCGAACACTTCCCGATCTCGTTCTGGCCGCGCACCGCGCGCCCGGGCGTGCTCGTGGTCGAGAACCGCGTGCCGAAGGCCACGATCGAGAACCTTCGCGAGCGCGGGCACATCGTCGAGGTCGGTCCCGACTGGTCGGAAGGCCGCCTCACCGCAGCCTCGCGCGTCGGCGTGCGCCGGCGCGCTGCCGCAAATCCCCGCGGCATGCAGGGCTACGCCGTAGGACGCTGA
- a CDS encoding ABC transporter substrate-binding protein, translated as MKMFRLAATATAFLLSVVTAQAQTTLRIGLAEDPDILDPSMARTYVGRIVFSAFCDKLFDIDEKLNIVPQLALSSETADDGKALVIKLRPGVKFHDGEPFDAEAAKFSLERHLTFPGSFRKPELASVDHIDVVDPLTIKLVLKSPFSPLLAQLTDRAGMMVSPKAAKEAGDKFGLRPVCAGPYKFVERVQQDRIVFEKFADYWNKNNVFIDRIVFQPIVDATVRLANLKSGGLDLIERVLATDLKEVRADSRLKVATAIELGYQGVTLNIGKDKAKGPLSQSAKVRQALDLAIDREAINQVVFNGEFQVGNQWVNPDHPYYQKSLPVRPRNVEKAKALLKEAGVTPPVSVDFLVPKGAETETPAQVIQSMAAEAGFDMKIRLTEFATGLKQAEAGDYQAYMLAWSGRVDPDGNTYVFLHSGAPQNYGAWNNAQADKALEDARAVTDPAKRKASYEALAKLVQEEEPLLYIYHRRIIIAHTTKLEGYRQMPDGLVRVVGLKLK; from the coding sequence ATGAAGATGTTTCGCCTGGCCGCAACGGCCACCGCCTTCCTGCTGTCGGTCGTAACAGCGCAAGCCCAAACCACGCTGCGCATCGGTCTTGCCGAGGACCCCGACATCCTCGATCCATCGATGGCACGCACCTATGTCGGCCGCATCGTGTTCTCCGCGTTCTGCGACAAGCTGTTCGACATCGACGAGAAGCTCAACATCGTGCCCCAGCTCGCGCTGTCCAGCGAAACGGCCGATGATGGCAAAGCGCTCGTCATCAAGCTCCGCCCTGGCGTGAAATTCCACGACGGCGAGCCGTTCGATGCCGAGGCCGCCAAGTTCTCGCTGGAGCGCCACCTGACCTTCCCGGGTTCCTTCCGCAAGCCAGAGCTGGCCTCGGTCGACCACATCGACGTCGTCGATCCCCTCACCATCAAGCTGGTGCTGAAGTCGCCGTTCTCGCCGCTGCTCGCCCAGCTCACCGATCGTGCCGGCATGATGGTGTCGCCGAAGGCGGCGAAGGAAGCCGGCGATAAGTTCGGCCTGCGTCCGGTCTGCGCGGGTCCTTACAAATTCGTCGAGCGCGTGCAGCAGGACCGCATCGTGTTCGAGAAGTTCGCCGACTATTGGAACAAGAACAACGTCTTTATCGACCGCATCGTGTTCCAGCCGATCGTCGATGCCACGGTGCGGCTCGCGAACCTGAAGTCCGGCGGACTCGACCTGATCGAGCGCGTGCTCGCCACCGACCTCAAGGAGGTTCGCGCGGATTCGCGGCTGAAGGTCGCGACCGCCATCGAGCTCGGCTATCAGGGGGTCACCCTCAACATCGGCAAGGACAAGGCCAAGGGGCCGCTCAGCCAGTCCGCCAAGGTGCGACAGGCGCTCGATCTCGCCATCGACCGCGAGGCGATCAACCAGGTCGTGTTCAACGGCGAGTTTCAGGTTGGCAATCAATGGGTCAATCCTGATCATCCCTATTATCAGAAATCCCTTCCAGTCCGTCCCCGCAATGTCGAGAAAGCCAAGGCGCTGCTGAAGGAAGCCGGCGTGACGCCGCCAGTCAGCGTCGATTTCCTGGTGCCAAAGGGCGCCGAGACGGAGACGCCGGCGCAGGTGATCCAGTCCATGGCGGCCGAAGCCGGCTTCGATATGAAGATCCGCCTCACCGAATTCGCGACCGGACTGAAGCAGGCCGAGGCCGGCGACTACCAGGCCTACATGCTCGCCTGGAGCGGCCGCGTCGATCCCGACGGCAACACCTACGTCTTCCTGCACAGCGGCGCGCCGCAGAACTACGGCGCGTGGAACAATGCACAGGCTGACAAGGCGCTGGAGGATGCGCGAGCGGTGACCGATCCCGCCAAGCGCAAGGCCAGTTACGAAGCTCTGGCGAAACTGGTCCAGGAGGAAGAGCCCCTCCTTTACATCTATCATCGCCGCATCATCATCGCGCACACGACCAAGCTCGAAGGTTACAGGCAGATGCCCGACGGCCTCGTGCGCGTGGTCGGTCTCAAGCTGAAGTGA
- a CDS encoding ABC transporter ATP-binding protein, producing MSASPLIEITDLRIRFHGDDGRVTHAVDCVDLSVANGATLGLVGESGCGKSVTSLAIMGLLPKQSAEISGMIRFEGFDLLSTPDQTLRDLRGNRLAMIFQEPMTSLNPSLTIGDQIIETILRHRGGSRRNARERAIELLRRVHIPSPERRIDEFPHKLSGGMRQRVMIAMALACDPRLLIADEPTTALDVTLQAQILELMRELKAASGAAIILITHDLGVVAEVCDEVAVMYAGEIVERAPVDELFSAPQHPYTVGLLGSIPRLDHRAEQLATIEGMVPNMAQPPVGCRFAPRCPFVLGACTKAPPPLIEVSPGHLSRCIRAPLERLVS from the coding sequence ATGAGCGCCAGTCCCCTCATCGAGATCACGGATCTGCGCATTCGCTTCCACGGCGACGATGGCCGTGTCACCCACGCGGTCGATTGCGTCGATCTCAGCGTCGCCAATGGCGCCACGCTCGGCCTCGTCGGCGAATCCGGCTGCGGCAAGAGCGTGACGTCGCTGGCGATCATGGGCTTGCTGCCGAAGCAAAGCGCGGAGATATCGGGTATGATCCGCTTCGAGGGGTTCGACCTGCTGAGCACCCCGGACCAGACGCTACGTGACCTGCGCGGTAACCGTCTGGCGATGATCTTCCAGGAGCCGATGACCTCGCTCAACCCGAGCCTGACCATCGGCGACCAGATCATCGAGACGATCCTGCGCCATCGCGGCGGCTCGCGGCGCAATGCGCGCGAGCGGGCGATCGAGCTCCTGCGCCGCGTCCACATCCCCTCACCCGAGCGTCGGATCGACGAATTCCCGCACAAGCTCTCCGGCGGCATGCGCCAGCGCGTGATGATCGCCATGGCGCTTGCCTGCGATCCGCGCCTCTTGATTGCTGACGAGCCGACCACGGCGCTCGATGTCACCTTGCAGGCCCAGATTCTGGAGCTGATGCGGGAGTTGAAGGCCGCGAGCGGTGCCGCCATCATCCTGATCACGCATGATCTCGGCGTCGTCGCCGAGGTCTGCGACGAGGTCGCGGTGATGTATGCCGGCGAGATCGTCGAGCGCGCGCCGGTGGACGAATTGTTCTCGGCACCGCAGCATCCCTACACCGTCGGCCTGCTCGGCTCGATCCCGCGCCTCGACCATCGCGCCGAGCAGCTTGCGACGATCGAAGGCATGGTGCCGAACATGGCGCAGCCGCCCGTCGGCTGCCGCTTCGCCCCGCGCTGCCCGTTCGTGCTGGGCGCCTGCACCAAGGCGCCGCCGCCACTGATCGAAGTCAGTCCCGGTCACCTGTCGCGCTGCATCCGCGCGCCGCTTGAACGTCTGGTGTCGTGA
- a CDS encoding ABC transporter ATP-binding protein: protein MTEPVLSVRNLQVEFASRRGTLRAIDGVSFDIAKGEVLGVVGESGAGKSVTGLSVIGLIDPPGRIAGGEIHLAGLRIDNLPPEEMRRIRGKRIGMIFQDPLTSLNPLYRVGDQIVETIRTHLNLSEQAARRRAIDLLAEVGIPAPEKRIDGYPHEFSGGMRQRVVIALAICAEPELIIADEPTTALDVSVQAQIISLIKRLGRDHGTAVMLVTHDMGVIAETSDRVAVMYAGRIAEIGPVQDVVKNPLHPYARGLMGAIPTLAGDDKRLVQIPGSMPRLSAIPPGCSFNPRCAFAFDRCRVERPEPLPRGAQSVACHLYDNVPAESAA from the coding sequence ATGACCGAACCCGTTCTCTCCGTGCGCAACCTCCAGGTCGAGTTCGCCTCCCGCCGCGGCACGCTGCGCGCCATCGACGGCGTCTCCTTCGACATCGCCAAGGGCGAGGTGCTCGGCGTGGTCGGCGAATCCGGCGCCGGCAAGTCCGTCACCGGTCTCTCGGTGATCGGCCTGATCGATCCGCCCGGCCGCATCGCCGGCGGCGAGATTCATCTCGCGGGCCTGCGAATCGACAATCTGCCACCTGAGGAGATGCGCCGCATCCGGGGCAAGCGCATCGGCATGATCTTCCAGGATCCCCTCACCTCGCTCAATCCGCTCTACCGGGTCGGCGACCAGATCGTGGAGACGATCCGGACCCACCTCAATCTCTCCGAACAAGCGGCGCGCCGCCGCGCCATCGATCTCTTGGCCGAAGTCGGCATTCCCGCGCCGGAAAAGCGCATCGACGGCTATCCCCACGAATTCTCCGGCGGCATGCGCCAGCGCGTGGTGATTGCGCTGGCGATCTGCGCCGAGCCGGAACTGATCATCGCAGACGAGCCAACCACCGCGCTCGATGTCTCCGTGCAGGCGCAGATCATCTCCCTGATCAAACGGCTCGGGCGCGACCACGGCACCGCCGTGATGCTGGTGACCCACGACATGGGCGTGATCGCGGAGACGTCGGACCGGGTCGCGGTGATGTATGCCGGCCGCATCGCCGAGATCGGTCCGGTGCAGGATGTCGTGAAGAATCCGCTGCACCCCTACGCCAGGGGGCTGATGGGCGCGATCCCGACGCTGGCCGGAGACGACAAGCGTCTCGTGCAGATTCCCGGCTCCATGCCGCGCCTGTCGGCGATTCCGCCGGGTTGCTCGTTCAATCCGCGCTGCGCCTTCGCCTTCGACCGCTGCCGGGTGGAACGGCCGGAGCCGCTCCCACGTGGCGCGCAGTCGGTTGCCTGCCACCTCTATGACAATGTGCCGGCGGAGAGCGCGGCATGA
- a CDS encoding ABC transporter ATP-binding protein gives MSVPFVQATNLRRVFDVSKPWLNRVLEGGHLEYLKAVDHVSFEIRKGETFALVGESGSGKTTVARMVVGLLPPSSGDVLIDGVSMTDPRQASARRKLRRRIQMIFQDPYASLNPRFRVDAIISEPIRAFDLIQGERDIQARVGELLSLVGLHPDDRLKFPHEFSGGQRQRIAIARALASDAEFIVCDEPTSALDVSVQAQILNLMRDLQDKFGLTYMFISHNLAVVRHMASRVGVMYLGRIVEIAEGRELFARPRMPYTKMLLGAVPDLAMSGRQRVPVKGEIPNPIHPPSGCAFNPRCPLAFDLCRKDTPELIDGVACHAVNTAPVPA, from the coding sequence ATGAGCGTTCCCTTCGTCCAGGCTACAAATCTACGCCGCGTCTTCGACGTCTCGAAGCCATGGCTCAATCGCGTGCTCGAAGGTGGGCATCTCGAATACCTCAAGGCGGTCGATCACGTTAGCTTCGAGATCAGGAAGGGCGAGACGTTCGCCCTGGTCGGCGAATCCGGTTCCGGCAAGACCACGGTGGCGCGCATGGTCGTCGGCCTGTTGCCGCCGAGTTCTGGCGATGTGCTGATCGACGGCGTGTCGATGACCGATCCGCGACAGGCGTCGGCGCGGCGGAAGCTACGCCGCCGCATCCAGATGATCTTCCAGGACCCCTATGCCAGCCTGAACCCTCGCTTCCGGGTCGACGCCATCATCTCCGAGCCGATCCGCGCCTTCGACCTGATCCAGGGTGAGCGCGACATCCAGGCTCGCGTCGGCGAGCTGCTCAGCCTCGTCGGCCTGCACCCCGACGACAGGCTGAAATTTCCGCACGAGTTCTCCGGCGGCCAGCGCCAGCGCATCGCGATCGCGCGCGCGCTCGCATCGGACGCCGAGTTCATCGTCTGCGACGAGCCGACCTCGGCCCTCGACGTCTCCGTGCAGGCCCAGATCCTGAATCTGATGCGCGATCTCCAGGACAAGTTCGGCCTGACCTACATGTTCATCAGCCACAACCTCGCCGTGGTCCGCCACATGGCGAGCCGGGTCGGCGTGATGTATCTCGGCCGCATCGTCGAGATCGCGGAAGGACGCGAGCTGTTCGCCCGTCCGCGCATGCCCTACACCAAGATGCTGCTGGGTGCCGTGCCAGATCTCGCCATGAGCGGCCGCCAGCGCGTTCCGGTGAAAGGCGAGATCCCGAACCCGATCCATCCCCCCTCCGGCTGCGCCTTCAACCCGCGCTGTCCGCTGGCGTTCGATCTCTGTCGCAAGGACACGCCGGAGCTGATCGACGGCGTCGCCTGCCACGCGGTCAACACCGCGCCAGTCCCGGCGTGA
- a CDS encoding DUF1028 domain-containing protein produces the protein MTWSIIARDPATGQFGIAVATRFFAVGARVPYIAAGLGAIATQALVNPYYGIDGVKLLREGLNAHDVLAALIAADDGRESRQIHIMDASGEIAAHTGRDCIDWCGHIAGSGFSIAGNMLAGADVLDETAKTYIANDSLPFPRRLLAAMCAGEAAGGDKRGKQSAALLIHGEEEWPALDIRADDHPDPLGELERLEQVSHELWVHFRASMPTRQNPAGNTDRSVIDASIKAARARQS, from the coding sequence ATGACCTGGTCGATCATCGCGCGAGATCCTGCCACCGGCCAGTTCGGCATTGCCGTTGCGACGCGTTTCTTCGCCGTGGGCGCGCGTGTCCCGTACATTGCCGCTGGACTCGGGGCAATCGCCACACAGGCCTTGGTCAATCCCTATTACGGCATCGACGGCGTCAAGCTGCTGCGCGAAGGCCTCAATGCACACGACGTGCTTGCCGCGCTGATTGCTGCCGACGACGGCCGCGAAAGCCGCCAGATCCACATCATGGACGCGAGCGGCGAGATCGCCGCGCATACCGGGCGCGATTGTATCGACTGGTGCGGACACATCGCGGGCAGCGGCTTCTCCATCGCCGGCAACATGCTTGCGGGCGCCGACGTGCTCGACGAGACCGCAAAGACCTACATCGCCAATGATAGCCTGCCCTTCCCGCGCCGTCTGCTCGCGGCGATGTGCGCCGGCGAAGCCGCCGGCGGTGACAAGCGGGGCAAGCAGTCGGCGGCGCTGCTGATCCATGGCGAGGAGGAATGGCCTGCGTTGGACATTCGCGCTGACGATCATCCCGATCCGCTCGGGGAGCTCGAACGACTCGAGCAGGTCAGCCACGAGCTCTGGGTGCACTTCCGCGCCTCCATGCCGACACGGCAGAACCCGGCCGGCAACACCGATCGCAGCGTCATCGACGCCAGCATCAAAGCAGCCCGCGCAAGACAGTCATGA